Proteins encoded in a region of the Vicia villosa cultivar HV-30 ecotype Madison, WI linkage group LG5, Vvil1.0, whole genome shotgun sequence genome:
- the LOC131606316 gene encoding SKP1-like protein 1A: MASSSNTIMASTSAKKINLKSSDGEIFVIDEAVALESQTIKHMIEDDCADETGIPLPNVTSKILAKVIEYCNKHVDAGKSDGRSVDEDEIKNWDAEFVKVDQKTLFDLILAANYLDIKSLLDLTCKTVADMIKGKTPEEIRKTFNIKNDFTKEEEEEVRRENQWAFE; the protein is encoded by the exons ATGGCAAGTTCATCG AATACAATCATGGCATCAACATCAGCAAAGAAGATCAATCTCAAGAGTAGTGATGGTGAGATTTTTGTAATAGACGAAGCAGTGGCGTTGGAGTCACAAACCATCAAGCATATGATTGAGGATGATTGTGCTGATGAAACCGGAATCCCTCTCCCAAATGTAACAAGCAAGATTTTGGCCAAGGTGATTGAGTACTGCAATAAGCACGTTGATGCTGGGAAATCTGATGGAAGATCGGTTGACGAGGATGAAATCAAGAACTGGGATGCTGAATTTGTCAAGGTTGATCAAAAGACACTCTTTGATCTCATCTTGGCTGCAAACTACTTGGACATCAAGAGTCTGTTGGATCTTACATGTAAAACTGTGGCGGACATGATAAAGGGTAAGACACCGGAGGAGATTCGCAAGACTTTCAACATTAAGAATGACTTCACTAAGGAGGAAGAGGAGGAAGTTCGTCGCGAAAATCAATGGGCTTTTGAATGA
- the LOC131606317 gene encoding SKP1-like protein 1A isoform X2: MASTSAKKINLKSSDGEIFVIDEAVALESQTIKHMIEDDCADETGIPLPNVTSKILAKVIEYCNKHVDAGKSDGRSVDEDEIKNWDAEFVKIDQKTLFDLILAANYLDIKSLLDLTCKTVADMINENQWAFE, encoded by the exons ATGGCATCAACATCAGCAAAGAAGATCAATCTCAAGAGTAGTGATGGTGAGATTTTTGTAATAGACGAAGCAGTGGCGTTGGAGTCACAAACCATCAAGCATATGATTGAGGATGATTGTGCTGATGAAACCGGAATCCCTCTCCCAAATGTAACAAGCAAGATTTTGGCCAAGGTGATTGAGTACTGCAATAAGCACGTTGATGCTGGGAAATCTGATGGAAGATCGGTTGACGAGGATGAAATCAAGAACTGGGATGCTGAATTTGTCAAGATTGATCAGAAGACACTCTTTGATCTCATCTTGGCTGCAAACTACTTGGACATCAAGAGTCTGTTGGATCTTACATGTAAAACTGTGGCGGACATGATAAA CGAAAATCAATGGGCTTTTGAATGA
- the LOC131606317 gene encoding SKP1-like protein 1A isoform X1 — translation MASTSAKKINLKSSDGEIFVIDEAVALESQTIKHMIEDDCADETGIPLPNVTSKILAKVIEYCNKHVDAGKSDGRSVDEDEIKNWDAEFVKIDQKTLFDLILAANYLDIKSLLDLTCKTVADMIKGKTPEEIRKTFNIKNDFTKEEEEEIRRENQWAFE, via the coding sequence ATGGCATCAACATCAGCAAAGAAGATCAATCTCAAGAGTAGTGATGGTGAGATTTTTGTAATAGACGAAGCAGTGGCGTTGGAGTCACAAACCATCAAGCATATGATTGAGGATGATTGTGCTGATGAAACCGGAATCCCTCTCCCAAATGTAACAAGCAAGATTTTGGCCAAGGTGATTGAGTACTGCAATAAGCACGTTGATGCTGGGAAATCTGATGGAAGATCGGTTGACGAGGATGAAATCAAGAACTGGGATGCTGAATTTGTCAAGATTGATCAGAAGACACTCTTTGATCTCATCTTGGCTGCAAACTACTTGGACATCAAGAGTCTGTTGGATCTTACATGTAAAACTGTGGCGGACATGATAAAGGGTAAGACACCGGAGGAGATTCGCAAGACTTTCAACATTAAGAATGACTTCACTAAGGAGGAAGAGGAGGAAATTCGTCGCGAAAATCAATGGGCTTTTGAATGA
- the LOC131606319 gene encoding uncharacterized protein LOC131606319, translated as MVDMSDLTDGAAREIVMDESVFGIEFKSLITLDDLEEIFKHDQLGVNNMHSYIRLLYDRVLRGTPLSNRFRFVSSAHCSGMAIDSEPESVRQCLVDRFMSTGNTECLHLWAYNTRPVGLVSHSLFI; from the exons atggttgatatgtccgatttgacggATGGTGCTgcacgtgaaatcgttatggatgagagtgtcttcggtattgaattcaagtcacttattacacttgatgacttggaggagatttttaagcatgatcaactaggcgtcaataacatgcactcatacattcg gttgttgtatgacagagtgttgcgcgggactccgttgtctaacagattccgtttcgtgtcttccgcccactgcagcggaatggcaattgattcggaaccggaatcagttagacagtgcttagtagatagattcatgtccaccggcaatacagaatgtctgcatctttgggcgtataatacccgaccagtagggttagtttctcattctttgttcatctaa